The genome window CGGAGCCAGCTCCTCGCCGCCCCGACCCTGTGCGCAATGGATATGTCGTGAAGCTCTTTTCCTTCCTCAACGCCTCTTCCGTCGCGGTGTCTCACGCGGAAAGCGGACATGCGCCCGAAGCCGAGGACGGCCTGCTCGTCGTCGACGGCATCGGCAAGAGCTACAAGCGCCGTCAGGTGGTGCGTCAGGTCGGGCTCACGGTGCAGCGAGGGGAAGCGGTTGGCCTGCTTGGTCCCAACGGCGCGGGCAAGACGACCTGCTTCTACATGATCACCGGACTGATCCAGCCCGACCATGGCACGATCCGCCTCGACGGTTTCGACATCACCCGCTTGCCGATGTATCGCCGCGCCCGGCTCGGGATCGGCTATCTGCCGCAGGAAGCATCGATTTTTCGCGGCCTGTCGGTGGAAGACAACATTCGCGCCGTGCTTGAGGTCGTGGAGCCGGATCGCCGGCAACGCGCCGAGGACCTGGAAGCGCTTCTGGACGAGTTCGGCGTGACCCATTTGCGCAAGTCGCCGGCGATCGCGCTTTCGGGCGGCGAGCGCCGCCGGGTCGAGATCGCCCGGGCGCTGGCCAGCCGTCCCACCATCATGCTGCTCGATGAGCCGTTTGCCGGCATCGACCCGATCGCCGTCGGCGACATCCAGCAACTCGTCCGTCATCTGACCCAGCGCGGCATCGGCGTCCTGATCACCGACCACAATGTTCGCGAGACGCTTGGCCTGATCGACCGCGCCTACATCATTGCCGCCGGCGAAGTGCTGACGGAAGGCTCGCCCTATGAGATCGTCGCCAACCCGGATGTGCGACGCCTCTACCTCGGCGAGCAGTTTACGCTTTGAAGCGGCTCCCCCGATAAGTTACAAAGCAAGAAGCGGACCAACCGGGAAGCAGGCGCTTCCGGTGCCGGCCCTGCCGGGCAGGGTCTCGTTCCTGAAACGCATACCGGGGATCTGAATGGCCCTGTCGCCGAAGCTTGAAATCCGTCAGGGCCAGTCCCTGATCATGACGCCGCAGCTGATGCAGGCGATCAAGCTTTTGCAGATGTCGAGTCTCGACCTGACGAGTTATGTCGAGGCGGAAATGGAGCGCAATCCGCTGCTGGAGCGCGTCGAGGGCGAGGGCCAGGCCGCGGATCCGGCGGAGCCCGCCGCGCCGGATGCATCGTCCGCGGAAGGGGCAGGTGAGGCCGACGGCGAGTGGATCCGCTCCGAGCTTTCCGACAGCGCGCAGGAAATCGCGGGACGCCTCGACACCGATCTCGGCAATGTCTACCCGGATGATCCGGGCACGCGCGCCGGCCAGGAAAACGGTGGCGCCGCGGGGGAGACCCTGCAGCGCGACCCCTTTCAAGGCGGGCTCGGGGCTTCGCGCGGGTCGGGCAGCGGGGGCGGCGACGACTACAACCTGGAGGCATTCGTCGCGTCCGAGATGACGCTGCAGCAGCATCTGGCGGATCAGATGGTGCTTGTGGTGACCGACGCCGTCGACCGGCTGGTCGCCCGCACGCTGATCGACAATCTCGACGAGGCCGGCTATCTGCGCCTCGATCTGGCCGAGACGGCGCAGCATATGGGCATCGAGCGGGACCGCCTGGATGCCGTGCTTTCGGCCCTCCAGACGCTCGAACCCTCGGGCGTTTTTGCAAGGTCGCTCGCCGAATGCCTCAAGCTGCAGCTGATCGACAGGAACCGCTACGATCCGGCGATGGCCCGGCTGATCGAGAACATCGAACTGCTTGCACGCCACGACTATGCGGGGCTGCGCGCAGCCTGCGCCGTGGACGACGAGGATCTTGCGGAGATGATCGCCGAAATCAGGGCGCTCGACCCGAAGCCGGGAAGTGCCTTCGGCGCAACGCTGATCCAGCCGGTGGTGCCGGATGTGCTGGTGCGGCCGGCCCGCGATGGCAGCTGGGCGGTCGAACTCAACAGCGACACGCTGCCAAGGGTGCTGGTGAATCAGACCTATTATGCCACCGTCAGCCGTCAGGCGCGCGGCGAGGGCGAGAAGAGCTTCCTGAGCGAATGCCTCCAGACCGCAAACTGGCTGGCCAAGAGCCTGGATCAGCGTGCGCGCACGATCCTGAAGGTTTCCAGCGAGATCGTTCGACAGCAGGATGCGTTCCTGACCCGGGGCGTGGAGCATTTGCGGCCCCTCAATCTGCGCACCATCGCCGATGCGATTTCCATGCATGAATCGACCGTCAGCCGCGTGACCTCCAACAAGTACATGGCGACCCCGCGCGGCATCTTCGAACTGAAGTATTTCTTTTCGGCGTCCATTCCCGCCAGTGGCGGCGGCGATGCCCATTCGGCGGAAGCCGTGCGCCACAGGATCAGGGCGCTGATCGATGCTGAGGCGCCGGATGCGGTCCTCTCGGACGACACGATCGTGAAGGTGCTACAGGGCGATGGCGTCGATATCGCCCGGCGAACGGTTGCAAAGTACCGGGAATCCCTGCGTATTCCATCTTCCGTGCAGCGGCGGCGCGAAAAACGGGCGAGAGCGCCGTAGCGCCCTGTCGACAGCGCTGCGATGCCGGGTCGGGCGGATCGATCCGGACGCTCGGCTTGCGGGTTTTTGCGCGATGGCGTGACCATTGCGAACCGGCTAGACTGGCGGTCAGCGACGATCCGGACAATGGCACGGCAGATGCCGCATCCAGGTGGGCGATCATGAAGGTGCTGCGCAAACAGGCGCTTCCAGACATCGATTGCTGCGGGCCAATGAGCCGGCCCCGACGTCATTTGACTTCGCAATGCCGGGCGCTTATAGAGCCGCCCTCAGGATGCTCGGCCGGGGCAAGGTCGGCGATTGCGCGTCCGGTGCATGCGACAAACCGGCCCATTCCGGGAAAGAGGTTTTCCGGATGCGCGACGCCTAGGCAACGGCGTCACACCAGAACTGTCCAGAACAAGAAGAGGTTCCCATGACACTGCGGGTATCCGGAAAGAATGTCGACATCGGCGATGCGCTCAGAACGCATATCGAGGACCGTGTCGCCGAGGCCGTCTCGAAGTATTTCGACGGTGGCTACACCGGACATGTGACCGTCGGTCGCGAAGGCCCCGGTTTCCGGTCGGAGTGTTTGTTGCATCTCGACACGGGCATCGACCTGCAGGTCTCTGCCGACAGTCAGGATCCGCGTCAGAGCTTCGATGCGGCCGCCGAGCGGATCGAGAAGCGCTTGCGTCGCTACAAGCGCAAGCTGAAGGATCATCACGCGCATGCCGCCAACGGGCGCGAGAGCCTCGAGGCAACCTCCTATGTCCTTGCCTCCTACGAGGAAGAAGAAGAGGTTCCCGCCGATTTCACGCCGCTCGTCGTGGCCGAGACGTCCGCCAAGGTGAAGACGATGACGGTCGGGATGGCCGTGATGCAGCTTGACCTTTCGGAGGCACCTGTGGTGGTGTTTCGCAACGCTGGCAACGGCACCGTGAATGTCGTCTACCGCCGCGCGGACGGAAATTACGGGTGGGTTGACCCGGAAAACGCCGCGAAATAAGTGGCGCGAGGCGGTTTCGCGCGGATGCGCGCGAAACCCCGTGTCACGTCCTTATGCTCGAACCCACGGGTCGAATCATGGATCTTAGCGATCTCATTTCGCCGCAAGCGGTTGTTCCCAGTCTCAAGGTCAACAGCAAGAAGCAGGCTCTCCAGGAGCTTGCGGCCAAGGCTGCCACCGTCACCGGACTGCCCGAACGCGATATCTTCGATACGCTGTTGCAGCGCGAGCGCCTCGGGTCGACCGGCGTCGGCAACGGGATCGCCATTCCGCACGGCAAGCTGGTCGCACTGGACCGTCTCGTCGGCCTGTTTGCGCGTCTCGACCGGCCGATCGATTTCGATGCCCTCGACGATCAGCCGGTCGACCTTGTCTTTGTGCTGCTTGCGCCGGAAGGGGCGGGTGCCGATCACCTCAAGGCGCTGGCCCGGATCGCGCGGCGGATGCGCGACGCCGGCACCGTGGCGAAGCTCAGGGCAAGCGACGACGCGTCGGCGCTCTACACGCTCCTGACGCAACAGGTGGCCTCCAACGCGGCGTAAGGCGCGCGGCTTTCCGTCAATGCAGGACGAGAGCGGCGCGGTTCGCCCTCGGTGGTCAGATCCAAAAAAGCGCCCGCCGTTTCCGGCGGGCGCTTTTTGGTTCGGGGCGTTTGAGGACCGGTTGCTTTCCGGCGTCAGTGAAGCGCCACCGTGTAAAGCTCGTGCTCGGCCGCGTTGGCAAGCGCCACTTCCTTGCTATCGCTCAGCATGATCGGCGTTCCGTCTGCGTTGAGCAGAACCCAGATGTTCAATCCCGGCTCCATGTCCGGTGCATCCGGAAACAGGGTCGACAGGTCGTCGGAGGTCATGGCCTTGACGTAGGCGATCTGGCCGGCGCCAAGGGCCTTGAACTCTCCAGGCTGCATATGCGTTTGTTCGCTCATCATGAGGCTCCTTACCAAAGTGGCCGGCCAGTCGGGCCGCCGGTCCCGGCGCGCGGGTGCTGTCGCTGTCGGCACCGCGTCGCGGTGCGTCTTGCGTCCGGGTGCGTCGTCAGTCTCGGGCGTCGATTTCGATGCGGCGCACGATACGTTCGGGTTCCGGGCGGGCGAGGTCGATCGAGAGCAGGCCGTCCTTGAGGTCCGCGCCGAGGATTTCGATCCCCTCGGCGAGCACGAAGGCGCGTTGGAACTGACGGGCCGCAATTCCGCGATGCAGGAACTGGCGGGTCTTGTCGTCCTCCTGGCGACCGCGGATCACCAGCTGGCTTTCCTCGACGCTGACGTCGAGCTGGTCGCGGGTGAACCCGGCAACAGCCAGTGTGATACGGATGATTTCGCCGTGTTTTCCGCTTTTTGGCAGGCGCTCGATGTTGTACGGCGGATAGCCGTCGTTGGCACCCTTGCTGACCCTGTCCAAAACCCGTTCGATATCCTCGAAGCCGAGCAGCAGCGGACTGGAAAACGCAGACATGCGCGTCATGTTTGTAAGCCCTTTTCAAAGCGGCCTGTATCGAAACGACCCCTACGCCCGGTTTCGACGCGTCGGGACGTTCAAGCAAACCGGACCCGGGAGCGGCATCCGGCCGGGGTGTCATACCCCTGTCGCTTCCATATATGGCGGGTCGGGGCGCGTGTTTCAAGAAACCCGGCGTCTTCATCGGACATATGGCCGATGCCGCTTGATCGCGCCGGGCGTGTGGATAGGATGCGGCAACCTCCCAGCTGACGGTCGCGCGCAATGGATATGAGTTTCGTTTTCCTGACCTTCGGCCTTCTGATCCTGGCAGGCATCGGTCTCGACGGCCTTGGCCGGATGACCCGCCTGCCGCGCATCACGCTGCTGGTTCTTTTCGGCATTCTGGTCGGTCCCTCGGGCCTGGACATGCTTCCCGTCGCCGCCGATGGCTGGCGCGACGCAACCGCCACCTTGACGCTTACGATGATTGCCTTCCTGCTCGGCGGGGAACTGTCGCGCCCCCGGTTGAAGGCGCATGGCCGGGCCATCCTGTCGGTGTCGCTTGCCGTCACCACCGCGTCCTTTGCCGTGATGGCGCTGGGGTTGTCGCTGATCGGCGTCCCGCTTGCCGTTTCGCTTCTGCTTGCGGGGATCGCGCTGGCCACCGACCCGGCGGCGACGCGTGACGTTGTGCGTACGGTTCACGCTGATGGGCCGGTCACGCGGGTGCTTCTCGGCGTGGTCGCCATCGACGATGCCTGGGGGGTAATCGCCTTTTCCGTGGTGCTCGGGCTTGTCGGCATTGGCTCCGGGGGCGTCATCGTGGCGCTCGGCGAAGGGGTCGCGGATGTCGGCGGAGCAATTGCCGTCGGCTTTCTTATTGGCCTGCCGGCATCGTTCCTCACCGGCCGCATCCAGCCGGGCGAACCGACGCTTGCCGAGGCGCTGGGCCTTGTGCTGGTCTGCGCCGGCGTGTCGATGTGGTTCGAGGTGTCCGCGCTTCTGGCGGGAATGACCGCCGGCGTCGTGATCGTCAATCTCGCAAAGCATCACGATCGTCCATTCCACGAGATCGAATATGTCAGCTGGCCGTTCCTGATCCTGTTCTTCGTGCTGGCAGGCGCGTCGGTGGATTTGGCGGCCGTTGTCGTGGCCGGCCCGCTCGGGCTCGCCTTCATCGCGTTTCGCGTCGCCGGCCGCGCGGCCGGCGGCTGGCTCGGAGGGCGCTTCGGCGGCCTGACGCCAGCGCAGTCGGGGGTGTTCGGGCTTGCGCTGCTGCCGCAGGCCGGTGTCGCGCTCGGCATGGCGCTGGTCGGCGCCAGCGCGCTTCCAGAGCATGCCGACACGATCATCACGGTCACGGTGGCGACGACGGTGGTCTTCGAACTGGCCGGGCCGCTGGTCACGGCCTTCGTCCTGACACGTCTCGGGGAAGCCGGTGCCGCGCCGCCTGAGGAGGACGAACGGTCCTAGCGGGCGTCGTCGCCCCCGGCGATCCAGATGTCCTCCGGCGCGATGGCGACGGACTTGAGGATGGCGTAGCACGAAAGCCCCGGCGCAATGGCGAGTGCCCGCGCCGAACGCCGGGTGATCCGCGCCAGCAGCCGTTCGTCACCGGCGGCGAGCTTCACGACCATGCCCGGCCCTTCGCCCTCGCGCACTGCCGTGACCGTGACCTTGAGCACGTTCAGCGCGGAGATGGCGCGCGGCGCCTCGCGGGCCAGGATCACGTCATGGGCGTGGATGCGCACGCGTACGCGGGTGCCTTCCGGCGCATCGATGCGCGGCAGGAGCAGCGGGCCGCCCGGCGTGTCCAGCTCGCTCAGGCCGTCATCGGCATGGTGACGGATCACGGCGGAGACCATGGCGCCGGCATCGCGGATCCCGAGGGTCGGAACGGCGCGCGGATCGGCCAGAACATCCGTCGGGCTGCCGACCCGGGTGGTCCGCCCGTCTCGCAGCGAGACCACGGTGGTGGCAAGCCGTGCTACCTCCGAAACCGAGTGGCTGACATAGAGGACCGGAATGTCGGTCTCGTCGCGCAGCCGCTCCAGATAGGGCAGGATCTCCGCCTTGCGGGCGTCGTCGAGGGCAGCGAGCGGCTCGTCCATCAGCAGCAGGCGCGGCGCGCTCAGGAGCGCCCGGCCGATGGCGACGCGCTGTTTTTCTCCACCCGACAGCGTTGCCGGCCGGCGATCGAGCAACGCCCCAAGCCCCAGCATCTCGACAACGCGCTGCGTTTCCGTGCGCTTGACCGCGCCGCGCGGGGCGAACCAGCCACCATAGGCAAGGTTGGCGGAAACGTTGAGATGGGGAAACAACCGCCCTTCCTGAAAGACGTAACCGATGCGGCGCTTGTGCGGCGGCAGCCACACGCCGTCGGCGCTGTCGTGCAGCACCGTGTCGTTGACCGAGATGCGCGCCGCTTCGGGCCGCAGCAGGCCCGCGACGGCATTGACCAGCGTGGTCTTGCCCGAGCCCGAGCGACCGAACAGCGCGGTGACGCCGGGAGGCGCCTCGAAGGCGACATCGAGCGAAAAGCCCGCAAAGCGATGGGTAACGGCGACCGAAAGGCTCATGATCCGCGGATCCGTCCGGCAACGAGCCGGGCCACGCCCTCGGAGACGATGAGTGCGGTCATGGCCACGGCCACTGAAATCAGCACCAGCCGCAACGCGGAGGCCTCGCCGCCCGGCACCTGCAAAAAGGCGTAGATCGCCGTCGGCAGGGTCTGGGTCTGGCCGGGGATGTTGGAGACGAAGGTGATCGTCGCGCCGAATTCGCCCATCGCCTTGGCGAAGGCGAGCACGGCGCCGGCGATGATGCCGGGCAGGATCAGCGGCAGCGTGACCGTGGCAAAGACGAGAACCCGCGACGCGCCGAGCGTGCCGGCCGCCTGTTCGAGCTTGGGATCGACCGCCTCGATCGCCAGCCGTATCGCGCGCACCATCAGCGGAAACGCCATGATCGAGGCCGCGAGCGCCGCCCCCGTCCATCGGAACGCCAGCACGATGCCGAGCTGGTCTTCCAGAAAGCCGCCGACGGGGCCGCGCCGGCCGAAGGTGACGAGCAGGATATAGCCGGTGACGACCGGTGGCAGGATCAGCGGCAGGTGCACCAGTCCGTTGAGGATCTGCTTTCCGGGAAAGTCGCCCCGCGCCAGCGCCAGTGCGGTGAGAATGCCGATAGGCAGGCTTGCCAGCGTCGCCCAGACGGAGACCTGGAGCGACAGCGCGACAGCGGTCCATTCGTCTGCGGAAAGGAACGGCATGCGTGCATCGTCTCCCTGAGGCGGCGGGCCTTCAATTTCAGGGCGCGGGCGAAAACCCGTGCCGTTCGAAGATCTTCGTCGCGGCCGGTCCGCGAATGAACTCCAGAAACGCGAGGACGTCCGGCGCGTTGCCGTCGACGATCGCCGCGGCAGGATAGAGGATTGGCGGATGCGTGTCGGCTGGAAAGCGCGCGACAACGCTCACCCGCGTCTCGGCCAATGCATCGGTTGCATAGACGATGCCGAAGGGGGCCTCTCCGAGGGCGACGAGGGCAAGCGCGGCGCGCACATTGTCGGCCTGTGCCACCTTCGCGGCGATCTGCTCCCAAAGGCCGAGCGTTTCGAGCGCCGCCTTGCCGTAGATCCCGGCCGGCACCGCATCGACCAGCGCCATGGCGAGGCGGCCGTCACCGATCAGGCCGGAAAGGTCGAGGTCCGGCGACAGCGTGATCGGCACGGCTTCGCGGCCGTGGGCGATCAGAACGATCGAATTGGCGAGAAGATCCTGCCGGCTTCCCGCGCGCAGCAGCCCGGCATCGTCCAGCCGGTCCATCCAGCCCGGATTGGCGGAGATGAAAAC of Stappia sp. ES.058 contains these proteins:
- the lptB gene encoding LPS export ABC transporter ATP-binding protein encodes the protein MSHAESGHAPEAEDGLLVVDGIGKSYKRRQVVRQVGLTVQRGEAVGLLGPNGAGKTTCFYMITGLIQPDHGTIRLDGFDITRLPMYRRARLGIGYLPQEASIFRGLSVEDNIRAVLEVVEPDRRQRAEDLEALLDEFGVTHLRKSPAIALSGGERRRVEIARALASRPTIMLLDEPFAGIDPIAVGDIQQLVRHLTQRGIGVLITDHNVRETLGLIDRAYIIAAGEVLTEGSPYEIVANPDVRRLYLGEQFTL
- the rpoN gene encoding RNA polymerase factor sigma-54, giving the protein MALSPKLEIRQGQSLIMTPQLMQAIKLLQMSSLDLTSYVEAEMERNPLLERVEGEGQAADPAEPAAPDASSAEGAGEADGEWIRSELSDSAQEIAGRLDTDLGNVYPDDPGTRAGQENGGAAGETLQRDPFQGGLGASRGSGSGGGDDYNLEAFVASEMTLQQHLADQMVLVVTDAVDRLVARTLIDNLDEAGYLRLDLAETAQHMGIERDRLDAVLSALQTLEPSGVFARSLAECLKLQLIDRNRYDPAMARLIENIELLARHDYAGLRAACAVDDEDLAEMIAEIRALDPKPGSAFGATLIQPVVPDVLVRPARDGSWAVELNSDTLPRVLVNQTYYATVSRQARGEGEKSFLSECLQTANWLAKSLDQRARTILKVSSEIVRQQDAFLTRGVEHLRPLNLRTIADAISMHESTVSRVTSNKYMATPRGIFELKYFFSASIPASGGGDAHSAEAVRHRIRALIDAEAPDAVLSDDTIVKVLQGDGVDIARRTVAKYRESLRIPSSVQRRREKRARAP
- the hpf gene encoding ribosome hibernation-promoting factor, HPF/YfiA family codes for the protein MTLRVSGKNVDIGDALRTHIEDRVAEAVSKYFDGGYTGHVTVGREGPGFRSECLLHLDTGIDLQVSADSQDPRQSFDAAAERIEKRLRRYKRKLKDHHAHAANGRESLEATSYVLASYEEEEEVPADFTPLVVAETSAKVKTMTVGMAVMQLDLSEAPVVVFRNAGNGTVNVVYRRADGNYGWVDPENAAK
- the ptsN gene encoding PTS IIA-like nitrogen regulatory protein PtsN produces the protein MDLSDLISPQAVVPSLKVNSKKQALQELAAKAATVTGLPERDIFDTLLQRERLGSTGVGNGIAIPHGKLVALDRLVGLFARLDRPIDFDALDDQPVDLVFVLLAPEGAGADHLKALARIARRMRDAGTVAKLRASDDASALYTLLTQQVASNAA
- a CDS encoding DUF1150 domain-containing protein — encoded protein: MSEQTHMQPGEFKALGAGQIAYVKAMTSDDLSTLFPDAPDMEPGLNIWVLLNADGTPIMLSDSKEVALANAAEHELYTVALH
- a CDS encoding Hsp20 family protein, producing the protein MTRMSAFSSPLLLGFEDIERVLDRVSKGANDGYPPYNIERLPKSGKHGEIIRITLAVAGFTRDQLDVSVEESQLVIRGRQEDDKTRQFLHRGIAARQFQRAFVLAEGIEILGADLKDGLLSIDLARPEPERIVRRIEIDARD
- a CDS encoding cation:proton antiporter — translated: MDMSFVFLTFGLLILAGIGLDGLGRMTRLPRITLLVLFGILVGPSGLDMLPVAADGWRDATATLTLTMIAFLLGGELSRPRLKAHGRAILSVSLAVTTASFAVMALGLSLIGVPLAVSLLLAGIALATDPAATRDVVRTVHADGPVTRVLLGVVAIDDAWGVIAFSVVLGLVGIGSGGVIVALGEGVADVGGAIAVGFLIGLPASFLTGRIQPGEPTLAEALGLVLVCAGVSMWFEVSALLAGMTAGVVIVNLAKHHDRPFHEIEYVSWPFLILFFVLAGASVDLAAVVVAGPLGLAFIAFRVAGRAAGGWLGGRFGGLTPAQSGVFGLALLPQAGVALGMALVGASALPEHADTIITVTVATTVVFELAGPLVTAFVLTRLGEAGAAPPEEDERS
- the modC gene encoding molybdenum ABC transporter ATP-binding protein, which encodes MSLSVAVTHRFAGFSLDVAFEAPPGVTALFGRSGSGKTTLVNAVAGLLRPEAARISVNDTVLHDSADGVWLPPHKRRIGYVFQEGRLFPHLNVSANLAYGGWFAPRGAVKRTETQRVVEMLGLGALLDRRPATLSGGEKQRVAIGRALLSAPRLLLMDEPLAALDDARKAEILPYLERLRDETDIPVLYVSHSVSEVARLATTVVSLRDGRTTRVGSPTDVLADPRAVPTLGIRDAGAMVSAVIRHHADDGLSELDTPGGPLLLPRIDAPEGTRVRVRIHAHDVILAREAPRAISALNVLKVTVTAVREGEGPGMVVKLAAGDERLLARITRRSARALAIAPGLSCYAILKSVAIAPEDIWIAGGDDAR
- the modB gene encoding molybdate ABC transporter permease subunit, translated to MPFLSADEWTAVALSLQVSVWATLASLPIGILTALALARGDFPGKQILNGLVHLPLILPPVVTGYILLVTFGRRGPVGGFLEDQLGIVLAFRWTGAALAASIMAFPLMVRAIRLAIEAVDPKLEQAAGTLGASRVLVFATVTLPLILPGIIAGAVLAFAKAMGEFGATITFVSNIPGQTQTLPTAIYAFLQVPGGEASALRLVLISVAVAMTALIVSEGVARLVAGRIRGS
- the modA gene encoding molybdate ABC transporter substrate-binding protein, whose product is MPTRLRLAIRCLCLCLALALALSPMTSVRAEAGTPFTVFAAASLKTALDDVTALWRNETGGEVVVSYAGSSALARQIEAGAPADVFISANPGWMDRLDDAGLLRAGSRQDLLANSIVLIAHGREAVPITLSPDLDLSGLIGDGRLAMALVDAVPAGIYGKAALETLGLWEQIAAKVAQADNVRAALALVALGEAPFGIVYATDALAETRVSVVARFPADTHPPILYPAAAIVDGNAPDVLAFLEFIRGPAATKIFERHGFSPAP